In one Nicotiana tomentosiformis chromosome 6, ASM39032v3, whole genome shotgun sequence genomic region, the following are encoded:
- the LOC104090915 gene encoding zinc finger protein BRUTUS-like At1g74770 isoform X1, producing MGGIGESKKNDALPSSSYSELADVKLLVESPILFFVLSHRAVDVELVQIRRIAVEALDTGSRGGELVDELSRRFHFLKLVYKYHCAAEDEVLFQALDAQVKNVVFTYSLEHTSIDDLFSSIFNCLDRLQKEKEEIPILFNELTCSIGTIQTTISQHMLKEEEQIFPLMMQQFTSKEQARLVWQYLCSVPLMILQDFMPWLTASLSSDEKADFLNFIHLVLPEEKLIQEVFISWLDDNKESSFWSCIKYGRGAKFHYGAANMKYIFELDVLMVQCREKQQLEASEGQNPIDGFHIWHAAITRDLRVIMEELYQLRSSLCVSTLSSVITQLKFFADVFTFYSNALDQIYYPLVDQLTKDAPSTFHEQFIERSQIEELQRLLYYKLHEGIQLRVFTDMLCQELESFVARINKKLQLLETQVFLFIRETCSHELQLWSLYMSLHMLPLGLLKCLITWFSAHLSEDESKVILNNIKLGSAVVNKSFATLLYEWVRMGYSGKISVEKFRKDLEEMFCSRSYLFEKWSKSSGSSSWHSEMQSSDRSKTVLLGPNSAMTLNNKHDTPYSNGINLHIFFSDSLKNVCFLNATAADGMGFYSLDVKPIDFFHFFHKALKRDLQYVLSLSVKLAEDVGILTEFERRFHLVQFLYQLHSKSEDEIAFPALESKGQLQNVSHSYGIDHKLEVEQFNKISVILNEINGLLGDVDMVDSNKLKYKKLCLNLHDTCISMHKTLTDHIYREEIELWPLFKEHFSVEEQEKIIGDILGRTKAENLQEMIPWLMESLTPEEQHGIMSIWRKATKNTKFFEWLGEWWEGVNKDESVNAEKGSKVSPSLAIDPLEVVSKYLSRDDFRSPSSFPEKGENFSLTESADHEYGQSGSFAADKTQNTKGNKNGDLFGDITQHSTEVDKKRCNDTIDIADQREITCWDTKLYEQSRQKENHLMLTQDKLVDVVRRVSCDSSLDSEKKSYLMQSLLMSQWILTQKKSHSEVATAKDKEKITGRCPSFRDEKESVFGCNHYKRSCKLLAPCCNELFPCIRCHDEITDHCLDRKSITQIMCMKCLKIQPLRPNCASLSCNNFSMAKYYCRICKVFDDERQIYHCPFCNLCRLGKGLGIGYFHCMTCNACMSKALSVHTCREKCLEDNCPICHEYIFTSASPVKQLPCGHLMHSTCFQDYTETHYTCPICSKTLGDMKVLFEMLDAFLSQEKIPEEYAGQIQVILCNDCQKRGTASFHWLYHKCSHCGSYSTRLI from the exons ATGGGTGGTATTGGAGAATCGAAGAAGAATGATGCGTTGCCATCTTCTTCTTATTCTGAACTTGCTGATGTGAAGTTATTGGTTGAATCGCCTATTCTTTTTTTCGTTCTTTCTCATAGAGCTGTTGATGTTGAACTTGTTCAGATTCGTCGTATAGCGGTTGAAGCCTTGGATACGGGGTCTCGTGGTGGTGAATTAGTTGATGAACTTAGCCGGCGGTTTCACTTCTTGAAGCTTGTATATAAGTACCATTGCGCTGCTGAAGATGAG GTCCTTTTTCAAGCACTAGATGCACAAGTGAAGAATGTGGTCTTCACATATTCACTTGAACACACTAGTATAGATGATCTCTTCAGTTCCATCTTCAATTGCTTGGATCGCTTACAAAAGGAGAAAGAGGAGATTCCTATTCTGTTTAATGAACTTACATGTAGCATAGGTACCATCCAGACAACGATTTCTCAGCACATGCTGAAAGAAGAGGAGCAG ATTTTTCCTTTGATGATGCAGCAATTCACTTCCAAAGAGCAGGCTAGGCTTGTTTGGCAGTACCTATGTAGTGTTCCTCTAATGATACTGCAGGATTTTATGCCATGGCTAACAGCTAGTCTTTCTTCAGATGAAAAGGCAGACTTCCTGAATTTCATACATTTAGTCTTACCTGAAGAGAAACTTATTCAAGAG GTGTTCATCTCATGGCTTGACGATAACAAGGAATCGTCTTTCTGGTCCTGCATAAAATATGGAAGAGGAGCTAAATTTCATTATGGAGCAGCCAATATGAAGTACATATTTGAACTGGATGTGCTGATGGTTCAGTGCAGGGAAAAGCAGCAGCTGGAGGCTTCAGAAGGACAGAATCCGATTGATGGTTTTCATATCTGGCATGCTGCTATTACACGAGATCTAAGAGTAATTATGGAGGAGCTATATCAATTAAGAAGCTCGCTTTGTGTTTCAACCTTGTCGTCAGTAATTACCCAGTTGAAGTTTTTTGCAGATGTGTTCACATTCTACAG CAATGCACTGGATCAAATCTATTATCCCTTGGTAGATCAATTGACCAAGGATGCTCCTTCTACTTTTCATGAACAATTTATTGAAAGAAGTCAAATTGAAGAACTGCAGAGATTGCTTTACTATAAGCTACATGAGGGAATTCAATTAAGGGTTTTCACAGATATGCTTTGCCAAGAACTGGAATCATTTGTCGCGAGGATCAACAAAAAGCTGCAGCTTCTAGAAACACAG GTTTTTCTGTTCATTCGAGAGACCTGCAGTCATGAATTGCAGCTCTGGTCATTGTACATGAGCCTGCATATGTTGCCACTTGGGTTGCTAAAGTGCCTGATTACTTGGTTCTCTGCTCATTTATCTGAGGATGAGTCCAAGGTGATTTTAAACAATATAAAGTTAGGATCTGCTGTAGTTAACAAGTCCTTTGCTACTCTCTTATATGAGTGGGTTCGGATGGGTTATTCTGGCAAAATCTCTGTTGAGAAGTTTAGAAAAGATTTGGAAGAAATGTTCTGTAGCAGAAGCTATTTGTTTGAGAAGTGGAGTAAGAGTTCTGGAAGTTCTTCCTGGCACTCGGAAATGCAATCTTCTGATAGATCTAAGACTGTTTTACTTGGACCAAATTCAGCCATGACACTAAATAATAAGCATGATACaccttattctaatgggatcaatCTTCATATATTTTTCTCGGACTCGCTAAAAAACGTATGCTTCCTTAATGCAACTGCTGCTGATGGTATGGGATTTTACAGTCTTGATGTAAAACCAATCGACTTTTTCCATTTCTTCCACAAGGCCCTAAAAAGAGATTTGCAGTATGTTCTTTCTCTGTCGGTTAAGTTGGCTGAAGATGTTGGAATTCTTACTGAATTTGAAAGACGGTTCCATCTCGTACAATTTCTATACCAGCTACATAGTAAGTCCGAGGATGAAATTGCCTTTCCTGCCTTGGAATCTAAGGGACAACTCCAGAATGTCAGCCATTCATATGGTATTGACCATAAATTGGAGGTTGAGCAATTCAACAAAATTTCTGTCATCTTAAATGAGATCAACGGTTTGCTAGGTGATGTGGACATGGTTGACAGTAATAAGCTGAAATACAAAAAGTTGTGCTTAAATCTCCATGATACATGCATATCTATGCATAAAACACTCACTGACCACATCTACCGTGAAGAAATTGAACTGTGGCCACTATTCAAAGAACACTTTTCTGTTGAGGAACAAGAAAAGATTATTGGAGACATCCTTGGACGAACAAAAGCGGAGAATCTACAAGAGATGATTCCCTGGCTGATGGAATCTCTAACACCAGAAGAACAGCACGGCATCATGTCAATCTGGCGCAAAGCCACAAAAAATACAAAGTTTTTTGAGTGGCTGGGAGAGTGGTGGGAAGGTGTAAATAAGGATGAGAGTGTAAATGCCGAAAAGGGATCAAAGGTTTCTCCTTCATTGGCTATTGATCCTTTAGAAGTTGTGTCTAAATATCTGTCAAGAGATGATTTCAGGAGTCCAAGCAGCTTCCCCGAAAAAGGGGAGAACTTTTCACTGACAGAGTCTGCTGATCATGAGTATGGTCAATCTGGATCTTTTGCTGCAGATAAAACCCAGAATACCAAGGGGAACAAAAATGGTGATCTATTCGGAGATATAACACAGCATTCTACTGAGGTTGACAAGAAGAGATGCAACGACACAATTGACATTGCTGATCAGAGAGAAATAACTTGCTGGGATACAAAATTATATGAGCAGTCAAGGCAAAAGGAGAACCATCTAATGCTGACTCAAGACAAGCTGGTCGACGTAGTAAGAAGAGTATCATGCGATTCCTCTTTGGATTCTGAAAAGAAATCATACCTCATGCAGAGCTTGCTAATGAG TCAATGGATTTTGACACAGAAGAAGTCTCATTCAGAGGTTGCTACTGCAAAGGATAAGGAGAAAATTACTGGTCGATGTCCATCATTTCGTGATGAAAAAGAATCAGTTTTTGGTTGCAACCATTACAAGAGAAGCTGCAAGCTACTTGCTCCATGTTGTAATGAGCTTTTCCCATGCATACGGTGTCACGATGAAATTACTGATCATTGTCTGGACAG AAAATCTATCACCCAAATAATGTGCATGAAATGCTTGAAGATACAACCACTCCGTCCCAATTGCGCATCTCTCTCTTGCAACAATTTCTCCATGGCTAAATACTATTGCAGAATTTGCAAAGTGTTTGACGACGAAAG ACAGATATACCACTGCCCATTCTGCAATTTGTGCAGACTGGGGAAGGGATTGGGCATTGGATACTTCCATTGCATGACCTGCAATGCTTGCAT
- the LOC104090915 gene encoding zinc finger protein BRUTUS-like At1g74770 isoform X2, producing MGGIGESKKNDALPSSSYSELADVKLLVESPILFFVLSHRAVDVELVQIRRIAVEALDTGSRGGELVDELSRRFHFLKLVYKYHCAAEDEVLFQALDAQVKNVVFTYSLEHTSIDDLFSSIFNCLDRLQKEKEEIPILFNELTCSIGTIQTTISQHMLKEEEQIFPLMMQQFTSKEQARLVWQYLCSVPLMILQDFMPWLTASLSSDEKADFLNFIHLVLPEEKLIQEVFISWLDDNKESSFWSCIKYGRGAKFHYGAANMKYIFELDVLMVQCREKQQLEASEGQNPIDGFHIWHAAITRDLRVIMEELYQLRSSLCVSTLSSVITQLKFFADVFTFYSNALDQIYYPLVDQLTKDAPSTFHEQFIERSQIEELQRLLYYKLHEGIQLRVFTDMLCQELESFVARINKKLQLLETQVFLFIRETCSHELQLWSLYMSLHMLPLGLLKCLITWFSAHLSEDESKVILNNIKLGSAVVNKSFATLLYEWVRMGYSGKISVEKFRKDLEEMFCSRSYLFEKWSKSSGSSSWHSEMQSSDRSKTVLLGPNSAMTLNNKHDTPYSNGINLHIFFSDSLKNVCFLNATAADGMGFYSLDVKPIDFFHFFHKALKRDLQYVLSLSVKLAEDVGILTEFERRFHLVQFLYQLHSKSEDEIAFPALESKGQLQNVSHSYGIDHKLEVEQFNKISVILNEINGLLGDVDMVDSNKLKYKKLCLNLHDTCISMHKTLTDHIYREEIELWPLFKEHFSVEEQEKIIGDILGRTKAENLQEMIPWLMESLTPEEQHGIMSIWRKATKNTKFFEWLGEWWEGVNKDESVNAEKGSKVSPSLAIDPLEVVSKYLSRDDFRSPSSFPEKGENFSLTESADHEYGQSGSFAADKTQNTKGNKNGDLFGDITQHSTEVDKKRCNDTIDIADQREITCWDTKLYEQSRQKENHLMLTQDKLVDVVRRVSCDSSLDSEKKSYLMQSLLMSQWILTQKKSHSEVATAKDKEKITGRCPSFRDEKESVFGCNHYKRSCKLLAPCCNELFPCIRCHDEITDHCLDRKSITQIMCMKCLKIQPLRPNCASLSCNNFSMAKYYCRICKVFDDESFFGRVEATK from the exons ATGGGTGGTATTGGAGAATCGAAGAAGAATGATGCGTTGCCATCTTCTTCTTATTCTGAACTTGCTGATGTGAAGTTATTGGTTGAATCGCCTATTCTTTTTTTCGTTCTTTCTCATAGAGCTGTTGATGTTGAACTTGTTCAGATTCGTCGTATAGCGGTTGAAGCCTTGGATACGGGGTCTCGTGGTGGTGAATTAGTTGATGAACTTAGCCGGCGGTTTCACTTCTTGAAGCTTGTATATAAGTACCATTGCGCTGCTGAAGATGAG GTCCTTTTTCAAGCACTAGATGCACAAGTGAAGAATGTGGTCTTCACATATTCACTTGAACACACTAGTATAGATGATCTCTTCAGTTCCATCTTCAATTGCTTGGATCGCTTACAAAAGGAGAAAGAGGAGATTCCTATTCTGTTTAATGAACTTACATGTAGCATAGGTACCATCCAGACAACGATTTCTCAGCACATGCTGAAAGAAGAGGAGCAG ATTTTTCCTTTGATGATGCAGCAATTCACTTCCAAAGAGCAGGCTAGGCTTGTTTGGCAGTACCTATGTAGTGTTCCTCTAATGATACTGCAGGATTTTATGCCATGGCTAACAGCTAGTCTTTCTTCAGATGAAAAGGCAGACTTCCTGAATTTCATACATTTAGTCTTACCTGAAGAGAAACTTATTCAAGAG GTGTTCATCTCATGGCTTGACGATAACAAGGAATCGTCTTTCTGGTCCTGCATAAAATATGGAAGAGGAGCTAAATTTCATTATGGAGCAGCCAATATGAAGTACATATTTGAACTGGATGTGCTGATGGTTCAGTGCAGGGAAAAGCAGCAGCTGGAGGCTTCAGAAGGACAGAATCCGATTGATGGTTTTCATATCTGGCATGCTGCTATTACACGAGATCTAAGAGTAATTATGGAGGAGCTATATCAATTAAGAAGCTCGCTTTGTGTTTCAACCTTGTCGTCAGTAATTACCCAGTTGAAGTTTTTTGCAGATGTGTTCACATTCTACAG CAATGCACTGGATCAAATCTATTATCCCTTGGTAGATCAATTGACCAAGGATGCTCCTTCTACTTTTCATGAACAATTTATTGAAAGAAGTCAAATTGAAGAACTGCAGAGATTGCTTTACTATAAGCTACATGAGGGAATTCAATTAAGGGTTTTCACAGATATGCTTTGCCAAGAACTGGAATCATTTGTCGCGAGGATCAACAAAAAGCTGCAGCTTCTAGAAACACAG GTTTTTCTGTTCATTCGAGAGACCTGCAGTCATGAATTGCAGCTCTGGTCATTGTACATGAGCCTGCATATGTTGCCACTTGGGTTGCTAAAGTGCCTGATTACTTGGTTCTCTGCTCATTTATCTGAGGATGAGTCCAAGGTGATTTTAAACAATATAAAGTTAGGATCTGCTGTAGTTAACAAGTCCTTTGCTACTCTCTTATATGAGTGGGTTCGGATGGGTTATTCTGGCAAAATCTCTGTTGAGAAGTTTAGAAAAGATTTGGAAGAAATGTTCTGTAGCAGAAGCTATTTGTTTGAGAAGTGGAGTAAGAGTTCTGGAAGTTCTTCCTGGCACTCGGAAATGCAATCTTCTGATAGATCTAAGACTGTTTTACTTGGACCAAATTCAGCCATGACACTAAATAATAAGCATGATACaccttattctaatgggatcaatCTTCATATATTTTTCTCGGACTCGCTAAAAAACGTATGCTTCCTTAATGCAACTGCTGCTGATGGTATGGGATTTTACAGTCTTGATGTAAAACCAATCGACTTTTTCCATTTCTTCCACAAGGCCCTAAAAAGAGATTTGCAGTATGTTCTTTCTCTGTCGGTTAAGTTGGCTGAAGATGTTGGAATTCTTACTGAATTTGAAAGACGGTTCCATCTCGTACAATTTCTATACCAGCTACATAGTAAGTCCGAGGATGAAATTGCCTTTCCTGCCTTGGAATCTAAGGGACAACTCCAGAATGTCAGCCATTCATATGGTATTGACCATAAATTGGAGGTTGAGCAATTCAACAAAATTTCTGTCATCTTAAATGAGATCAACGGTTTGCTAGGTGATGTGGACATGGTTGACAGTAATAAGCTGAAATACAAAAAGTTGTGCTTAAATCTCCATGATACATGCATATCTATGCATAAAACACTCACTGACCACATCTACCGTGAAGAAATTGAACTGTGGCCACTATTCAAAGAACACTTTTCTGTTGAGGAACAAGAAAAGATTATTGGAGACATCCTTGGACGAACAAAAGCGGAGAATCTACAAGAGATGATTCCCTGGCTGATGGAATCTCTAACACCAGAAGAACAGCACGGCATCATGTCAATCTGGCGCAAAGCCACAAAAAATACAAAGTTTTTTGAGTGGCTGGGAGAGTGGTGGGAAGGTGTAAATAAGGATGAGAGTGTAAATGCCGAAAAGGGATCAAAGGTTTCTCCTTCATTGGCTATTGATCCTTTAGAAGTTGTGTCTAAATATCTGTCAAGAGATGATTTCAGGAGTCCAAGCAGCTTCCCCGAAAAAGGGGAGAACTTTTCACTGACAGAGTCTGCTGATCATGAGTATGGTCAATCTGGATCTTTTGCTGCAGATAAAACCCAGAATACCAAGGGGAACAAAAATGGTGATCTATTCGGAGATATAACACAGCATTCTACTGAGGTTGACAAGAAGAGATGCAACGACACAATTGACATTGCTGATCAGAGAGAAATAACTTGCTGGGATACAAAATTATATGAGCAGTCAAGGCAAAAGGAGAACCATCTAATGCTGACTCAAGACAAGCTGGTCGACGTAGTAAGAAGAGTATCATGCGATTCCTCTTTGGATTCTGAAAAGAAATCATACCTCATGCAGAGCTTGCTAATGAG TCAATGGATTTTGACACAGAAGAAGTCTCATTCAGAGGTTGCTACTGCAAAGGATAAGGAGAAAATTACTGGTCGATGTCCATCATTTCGTGATGAAAAAGAATCAGTTTTTGGTTGCAACCATTACAAGAGAAGCTGCAAGCTACTTGCTCCATGTTGTAATGAGCTTTTCCCATGCATACGGTGTCACGATGAAATTACTGATCATTGTCTGGACAG AAAATCTATCACCCAAATAATGTGCATGAAATGCTTGAAGATACAACCACTCCGTCCCAATTGCGCATCTCTCTCTTGCAACAATTTCTCCATGGCTAAATACTATTGCAGAATTTGCAAAGTGTTTGACGACGAAAG TTTCTTTGGTAGAGTAGAAGCCACAAAATGA
- the LOC104090915 gene encoding zinc finger protein BRUTUS-like At1g74770 isoform X3 encodes MGGIGESKKNDALPSSSYSELADVKLLVESPILFFVLSHRAVDVELVQIRRIAVEALDTGSRGGELVDELSRRFHFLKLVYKYHCAAEDEVLFQALDAQVKNVVFTYSLEHTSIDDLFSSIFNCLDRLQKEKEEIPILFNELTCSIGTIQTTISQHMLKEEEQIFPLMMQQFTSKEQARLVWQYLCSVPLMILQDFMPWLTASLSSDEKADFLNFIHLVLPEEKLIQEVFISWLDDNKESSFWSCIKYGRGAKFHYGAANMKYIFELDVLMVQCREKQQLEASEGQNPIDGFHIWHAAITRDLRVIMEELYQLRSSLCVSTLSSVITQLKFFADVFTFYSNALDQIYYPLVDQLTKDAPSTFHEQFIERSQIEELQRLLYYKLHEGIQLRVFTDMLCQELESFVARINKKLQLLETQVFLFIRETCSHELQLWSLYMSLHMLPLGLLKCLITWFSAHLSEDESKVILNNIKLGSAVVNKSFATLLYEWVRMGYSGKISVEKFRKDLEEMFCSRSYLFEKWSKSSGSSSWHSEMQSSDRSKTVLLGPNSAMTLNNKHDTPYSNGINLHIFFSDSLKNVCFLNATAADGMGFYSLDVKPIDFFHFFHKALKRDLQYVLSLSVKLAEDVGILTEFERRFHLVQFLYQLHSKSEDEIAFPALESKGQLQNVSHSYGIDHKLEVEQFNKISVILNEINGLLGDVDMVDSNKLKYKKLCLNLHDTCISMHKTLTDHIYREEIELWPLFKEHFSVEEQEKIIGDILGRTKAENLQEMIPWLMESLTPEEQHGIMSIWRKATKNTKFFEWLGEWWEGVNKDESVNAEKGSKVSPSLAIDPLEVVSKYLSRDDFRSPSSFPEKGENFSLTESADHEYGQSGSFAADKTQNTKGNKNGDLFGDITQHSTEVDKKRCNDTIDIADQREITCWDTKLYEQSRQKENHLMLTQDKLVDVVRRVSCDSSLDSEKKSYLMQSLLMSQWILTQKKSHSEVATAKDKEKITGRCPSFRDEKESVFGCNHYKRSCKLLAPCCNELFPCIRCHDEITDHCLDRSEWDALGLLAY; translated from the exons ATGGGTGGTATTGGAGAATCGAAGAAGAATGATGCGTTGCCATCTTCTTCTTATTCTGAACTTGCTGATGTGAAGTTATTGGTTGAATCGCCTATTCTTTTTTTCGTTCTTTCTCATAGAGCTGTTGATGTTGAACTTGTTCAGATTCGTCGTATAGCGGTTGAAGCCTTGGATACGGGGTCTCGTGGTGGTGAATTAGTTGATGAACTTAGCCGGCGGTTTCACTTCTTGAAGCTTGTATATAAGTACCATTGCGCTGCTGAAGATGAG GTCCTTTTTCAAGCACTAGATGCACAAGTGAAGAATGTGGTCTTCACATATTCACTTGAACACACTAGTATAGATGATCTCTTCAGTTCCATCTTCAATTGCTTGGATCGCTTACAAAAGGAGAAAGAGGAGATTCCTATTCTGTTTAATGAACTTACATGTAGCATAGGTACCATCCAGACAACGATTTCTCAGCACATGCTGAAAGAAGAGGAGCAG ATTTTTCCTTTGATGATGCAGCAATTCACTTCCAAAGAGCAGGCTAGGCTTGTTTGGCAGTACCTATGTAGTGTTCCTCTAATGATACTGCAGGATTTTATGCCATGGCTAACAGCTAGTCTTTCTTCAGATGAAAAGGCAGACTTCCTGAATTTCATACATTTAGTCTTACCTGAAGAGAAACTTATTCAAGAG GTGTTCATCTCATGGCTTGACGATAACAAGGAATCGTCTTTCTGGTCCTGCATAAAATATGGAAGAGGAGCTAAATTTCATTATGGAGCAGCCAATATGAAGTACATATTTGAACTGGATGTGCTGATGGTTCAGTGCAGGGAAAAGCAGCAGCTGGAGGCTTCAGAAGGACAGAATCCGATTGATGGTTTTCATATCTGGCATGCTGCTATTACACGAGATCTAAGAGTAATTATGGAGGAGCTATATCAATTAAGAAGCTCGCTTTGTGTTTCAACCTTGTCGTCAGTAATTACCCAGTTGAAGTTTTTTGCAGATGTGTTCACATTCTACAG CAATGCACTGGATCAAATCTATTATCCCTTGGTAGATCAATTGACCAAGGATGCTCCTTCTACTTTTCATGAACAATTTATTGAAAGAAGTCAAATTGAAGAACTGCAGAGATTGCTTTACTATAAGCTACATGAGGGAATTCAATTAAGGGTTTTCACAGATATGCTTTGCCAAGAACTGGAATCATTTGTCGCGAGGATCAACAAAAAGCTGCAGCTTCTAGAAACACAG GTTTTTCTGTTCATTCGAGAGACCTGCAGTCATGAATTGCAGCTCTGGTCATTGTACATGAGCCTGCATATGTTGCCACTTGGGTTGCTAAAGTGCCTGATTACTTGGTTCTCTGCTCATTTATCTGAGGATGAGTCCAAGGTGATTTTAAACAATATAAAGTTAGGATCTGCTGTAGTTAACAAGTCCTTTGCTACTCTCTTATATGAGTGGGTTCGGATGGGTTATTCTGGCAAAATCTCTGTTGAGAAGTTTAGAAAAGATTTGGAAGAAATGTTCTGTAGCAGAAGCTATTTGTTTGAGAAGTGGAGTAAGAGTTCTGGAAGTTCTTCCTGGCACTCGGAAATGCAATCTTCTGATAGATCTAAGACTGTTTTACTTGGACCAAATTCAGCCATGACACTAAATAATAAGCATGATACaccttattctaatgggatcaatCTTCATATATTTTTCTCGGACTCGCTAAAAAACGTATGCTTCCTTAATGCAACTGCTGCTGATGGTATGGGATTTTACAGTCTTGATGTAAAACCAATCGACTTTTTCCATTTCTTCCACAAGGCCCTAAAAAGAGATTTGCAGTATGTTCTTTCTCTGTCGGTTAAGTTGGCTGAAGATGTTGGAATTCTTACTGAATTTGAAAGACGGTTCCATCTCGTACAATTTCTATACCAGCTACATAGTAAGTCCGAGGATGAAATTGCCTTTCCTGCCTTGGAATCTAAGGGACAACTCCAGAATGTCAGCCATTCATATGGTATTGACCATAAATTGGAGGTTGAGCAATTCAACAAAATTTCTGTCATCTTAAATGAGATCAACGGTTTGCTAGGTGATGTGGACATGGTTGACAGTAATAAGCTGAAATACAAAAAGTTGTGCTTAAATCTCCATGATACATGCATATCTATGCATAAAACACTCACTGACCACATCTACCGTGAAGAAATTGAACTGTGGCCACTATTCAAAGAACACTTTTCTGTTGAGGAACAAGAAAAGATTATTGGAGACATCCTTGGACGAACAAAAGCGGAGAATCTACAAGAGATGATTCCCTGGCTGATGGAATCTCTAACACCAGAAGAACAGCACGGCATCATGTCAATCTGGCGCAAAGCCACAAAAAATACAAAGTTTTTTGAGTGGCTGGGAGAGTGGTGGGAAGGTGTAAATAAGGATGAGAGTGTAAATGCCGAAAAGGGATCAAAGGTTTCTCCTTCATTGGCTATTGATCCTTTAGAAGTTGTGTCTAAATATCTGTCAAGAGATGATTTCAGGAGTCCAAGCAGCTTCCCCGAAAAAGGGGAGAACTTTTCACTGACAGAGTCTGCTGATCATGAGTATGGTCAATCTGGATCTTTTGCTGCAGATAAAACCCAGAATACCAAGGGGAACAAAAATGGTGATCTATTCGGAGATATAACACAGCATTCTACTGAGGTTGACAAGAAGAGATGCAACGACACAATTGACATTGCTGATCAGAGAGAAATAACTTGCTGGGATACAAAATTATATGAGCAGTCAAGGCAAAAGGAGAACCATCTAATGCTGACTCAAGACAAGCTGGTCGACGTAGTAAGAAGAGTATCATGCGATTCCTCTTTGGATTCTGAAAAGAAATCATACCTCATGCAGAGCTTGCTAATGAG TCAATGGATTTTGACACAGAAGAAGTCTCATTCAGAGGTTGCTACTGCAAAGGATAAGGAGAAAATTACTGGTCGATGTCCATCATTTCGTGATGAAAAAGAATCAGTTTTTGGTTGCAACCATTACAAGAGAAGCTGCAAGCTACTTGCTCCATGTTGTAATGAGCTTTTCCCATGCATACGGTGTCACGATGAAATTACTGATCATTGTCTGGACAGGTCTGAGTGGGACGCACTTGGTCTCCTTGCCTATTG A